The following proteins come from a genomic window of Coffea arabica cultivar ET-39 chromosome 11c, Coffea Arabica ET-39 HiFi, whole genome shotgun sequence:
- the LOC113716252 gene encoding subtilisin-like protease SBT4.13, translating to MDALRISCIFFALFVISLSGSGGTTTATDEERKVYIVYLGALPEGDYSPSARHLSMLQEVVDSSYTGKSLIRSYNRSFNGFAANLTNQEKEKLAGRDDVALIFPSKTLQLQTTASWDFLRFPRNVGRNLDIESDIIIGVIDSGIWPESKSFSDHGFGPIPKKWKGVCKGGKNFTCNNKIVGARYYVRGDDSARDLDGHGSHTASTAAGNEVENASFYGIAQGIARGGVPSARISAYKVCSDTGCTDEDILAGFDDAIADGVDIITVSLGLRSPVGLQYDSIAIGSFHGIGKGVLTVQSAGNDGSLTGRVVSTAPWLFTVAASTTNRKLVSKIAIGNGTEIFGNAINSFKLNSTKNYPLVYGKDASIQCGEAEAKRCYGGCLDRRLVEGKIVLCDDTFSSSNLAEVKRAGSVGSIFRSGEIYDVSFVFPSAASTLSPQQFDLVESYINSTKVPQAYIYPSENITDSSAPVVASFSSRGPNTIFPDILKPDISAPGVDILAAYSPAASPSEISHQDARSVEYNILSGTSMACPHVAGAAAYVKSLNPRWSPSAIKSALMTTAWQLNATNASHGDAEFSYGAGHLDPVKAADPGLVYEILRSDYIKLLCGLKLDPKALAQIFADNTSCTNVVPTQPKDLNYPAMTAKVENGERFTATFSRTVTNVGLPNSTYRATITSRPSQVNISVEPNILSFTAVNEKRSFVVTVTGGRATPPLISASLVWFDGLHNVRSPIIIYT from the exons ATGGATGCACTTCGAATTTCCTGCATCTTTTTCGCCCTTTTTGTCATTAGTTTGAGTGGAAGTGGTGGAACTACTACCGCTACTGATGAAGAAAGGAAG GTTTACATAGTATACCTGGGAGCCCTTCCTGAAGGAGATTATTCACCTTCAGCACGCCATCTCAGCATGCTTCAGGAAGTTGTTGACAGCAG TTACACGGGGAAATCCTTAATCAGAAGCTACAATAGGAGTTTTAATGGGTTTGCTGCAAATCTCACaaaccaagagaaagaaaagttgGCTG GTCGGGATGATGTGGCGTTGATATTTCCAAGCAAAACTCTCCAACTTCAAACAACTGCATCATGGGACTTTTTGAGATTTCCACGAAACGTCGGTCGAAATCTTGATATCGAGAGTGACATAATTATAGGAGTTATAGACTCTGGAATATGGCCAGAGTCAAAAAGTTTTAGCGATCACGGTTTTGGACCTATACCTAAGAAATGGAAGGGGGTCTGCAAAGGAGGCAAAAATTTCACCTGTAACAA CAAAATCGTGGGAGCGCGGTACTATGTCAGAGGAGATGATTCGGCAAGAGATCTAGATGGACATGGAAGTCATACTGCTTCAACAGCAGCTGGAAACGAAGTGGAAAATGCGAGTTTTTATGGAATTGCACAAGGTATCGCACGAGGCGGGGTTCCATCTGCAAGAATTTCTGCATACAAAGTGTGTAGTGATACGGGATGCACAGATGAAGATATATTAGCTGGTTTTGATGATGCTATAGCTGATGGAGTTGACATTATTACGGTTTCACTTGGACTACGGTCTCCAGTTGGCTTGCAATATGACTCCATAGCTATCGGCTCTTTTCATGGGATCGGCAAAGGTGTACTCACAGTTCAGTCAGCAGGAAATGATGGTTCTTTAACAGGACGAGTCGTCAGTACTGCGCCATGGTTATTCACAGTTGCAGCAAGCACTACAAATCGCAAGCTCGTCAGCAAAATTGCCATTGGAAATGGAACCGAGATTTTT GGAAATGCCATTAACTCCTTCAAGTTGAATAGCACGAAAAATTACCCTCTTGTATATGGAAAGGATGCTTCAATACAGTGTGGCGAGGCGGAAGCTAA GCGTTGTTATGGAGGCTGCCTAGACAGAAGGCTAGTTGAAGGAAAAATTGTACTTTGTGATGACACTTTTAGCAGCAGCAACCTCGCTGAAGTTAAAAGGGCTGGCAGCGTTGGATCAATTTTCCGTTCAGGTGAAATCTATgacgtttcttttgtttttccttctgCTGCATCAACGTTGAGCCCTCAACAGTTTGATCTGGTCGAAAGCTACATCAACTCCACAAA AGTACCTCAAGCATACATATATCCAAGCGAGAATATAACAGACTCAAGTGCTCCGGTAGTTGCATCATTCTCATCCAGAGGGCCAAACACTATTTTCCCGGATATTCTGAAG CCGGACATAAGTGCACCAGGAGTTGACATTCTGGCTGCTTATTCTCCTGCTGCATCCCCATCAGAAATCTCTCATCAGGATGCAAGATCTGTAGAATACAACATACTATCTGGAACGTCCATGGCATGTCCTCACGTAGCAGGTGCAGCTGCTTATGTGAAATCATTAAACCCTCGTTGGTCTCCCTCAGCAATCAAATCTGCTCTTATGACCACTG CTTGGCAGCTGAATGCAACAAATGCTAGTCATGGAGATGCGGAGTTTTCTTACGGAGCAGGACATCTTGACCCAGTAAAAGCGGCAGATCCCGGACTCGTGTACGAGATATTAAGATCAGATTACATCAAATTGCTCTGTGGCTTGAAACTTGATCCAAAAGCACTGGCACAAATATTTGCTGATAATACCTCATGCACTAATGTGGTTCCAACACAACCCAAGGATCTTAATTACCCAGCAATGACTGCAAAAGTCGAAAATGGCGAGAGATTTACAGCTACTTTTTCAAGAACGGTCACAAATGTTGGTCTTCCCAATTCAACATACAGAGCCACAATCACTAGCAGGCCTTCTCAGGTGAATATTTCTGTGGAGCCTAACATCCTATCATTCACGGCGGTGAACGAGAAAAGATCATTTGTTGTGACGGTCACCGGTGGAAGGGCGACACCGCCGTTGATATCTGCTTCACTTGTGTGGTTTGATGGTTTGCATAATGTCCGAAGTCCAATCATTATATACACATAA